A window of Mycolicibacterium fluoranthenivorans contains these coding sequences:
- the garA gene encoding glycogen accumulation regulator GarA, giving the protein MTENSNTGADQTSDEVTVETTSVFRADFLNELDAPAATSSDSSVSGVEGLPAGSALLVVKRGPNAGSRFLLDQPTTSAGRHPDSDIFLDDVTVSRRHAEFRLETGEFQVVDVGSLNGTYVNREPVDSAVLANGDEVQIGKFRLVFLTGPKSDDA; this is encoded by the coding sequence GTGACGGAGAACAGCAACACCGGGGCCGACCAGACGTCCGACGAAGTGACCGTGGAGACGACCTCGGTTTTCCGCGCTGATTTCCTCAACGAACTGGACGCCCCGGCGGCGACGAGCAGCGACAGCTCGGTGTCGGGGGTCGAGGGACTGCCCGCCGGGTCGGCGCTCCTGGTCGTCAAGCGCGGCCCCAACGCGGGCTCGCGCTTCCTGCTCGACCAGCCCACCACCTCGGCGGGCCGCCACCCCGACAGCGACATCTTCCTCGATGACGTGACGGTCAGCCGCCGCCATGCCGAGTTCCGCCTGGAAACCGGCGAGTTCCAGGTCGTTGACGTCGGCAGCCTCAACGGCACCTACGTCAATCGCGAGCCCGTCGACTCGGCGGTGCTGGCCAACGGTGACGAGGTGCAGATCGGCAAGTTCAGGCTGGTGTTCCTGACCGGACCCAAGTCCGACGACGCCTGA